The genomic interval ACGCGGATTCTCCAGCAGCTCGACTCCGGCCCTCTCAATTCACTTGGGCGAGGATAGAGCATCGTCCTGGATATCGAATCCAAGGCGATGCTCTATCCTCTTGTTTTTGCATCATCCTTTTCCGAAATCCGGCAACCACCTTTCGGGATGATGCTTGAGAGCCGTATCCGACCCGATTGCATCAGGCCGGCGTCTCTCGGTCATTGTTTTGGCGCGCATTCCGACGAACCGGTGGCCACTTCGTCGGAATGCGCTCGAGCCGAAACAGCACCTGGCAGCCTCCAGCCAACGGATTACTCACATCGTGCCCAAGATGATAATGAGTGCGAACGGAACGAAGAAAAATAATCCTATCTCTGGCCTGCCGTACGGAACAGTCACAATCCAAAACCAGAACTTTCCGTGAGCTCCTTTACATTCTTCCGGAGAGGCGCTCTGATGTGCTCAAGAGGTGCACGGCATCGATCGACAAGCGCCCCCTGCAAAGGAAGAGAGTTCTGGGGAGCGGACCATGTCAAACCTCGCTTCGTCCACCGCGGCGTGGACTGACCCGTCGGCACGTCAAGCCGGTTGGGCCTCAGAGGTTCGGCTTGCCTATGCAAGCAAACGCACGGCCGAGGAGAGCCGCCAGCGCGCGCTCGCTCTCAGCCGCCTTGTCGAAACAGACATCATCCCTCGTTTGAAGCTGCTTCACCCGCAGCTTGCGCCCGCGGCGAGCGTTCCGCTTGCCAAACCTGATGCGCAGCAGGTCGAAGCCTTCACGCAGCTCCTCCTCGATTCGAACCTCTCTGCGGCATCGGACGCCGTCAGAAATCATTTAGCCAAAGGCTACTCTACCGAGAGTATGTTCCTTGAACTTCTAGCGCCTGCCGCTGCTTTGCTCGGACGCTTATGGGACGAAGATCTCTGCGATTTCATTGAGGTGACTGTGGGCGTCGCTCGCCTTCAGCTCCTCCTCTCGCAATACAGACCTGAACCAAGGGTTTCATTCCACGACGAACACCGCTCTGCCCTTTTGATGGGAGCGCCCGGCGAGCAGCATACGTTTGGCGTCGCCCTCGTCGAACAGTTCCTGCAAGTCGCTGGATGGCAGGTCGTGAGCGGCTTGGCGTCCAGCCCTAGCGAGATCTCAAACCTCGTGAGTTCCACGTGGTTCGATGTCGTCGGACTAACACTCAGCTGCGAGACGCGCCTCGATCGGCTGACGGCCTCGATCCAGTCGATCCGTGAGGTCTCACGGAACCGTTCTGTCGGCATTATGGTGGGCGGCCCCGTCTTCCTCGACAAACCCGAACTCGTCGAGCGTGTCGGAGCGGACGCATCGGCTGTCGATGCGCCGACGGCTGTCCTGCTGGCTCAGAGACTTCTCGACATCAATCTCGAAAGCAGGCTCCAGCCTGATACCAAGGCCACATCCTACGCGTGAGTCCAAGATTTCAGACCTAGAGCCGTATCCGACCTGATTTCATCAGGCCGGCGCCTCTAGAGCATCGTCCCGAATGGTGGTTGCCGGTTCGTCGGAAAGCGCTCTAACTCGATGTGAGGCTGATGCAATGAATCTCGTGCAGCTCATCTATGCGTCCCGTCCCTTCGGGTTTGATCAATCTGCCCTGGATAACATCCTCACTCAATCGCAACGCTGCAATACACGAGACGGACTGACAGGCGCTCTGATTTGTCGTGGAGACATCTACCTGCAACTTCTGGAAGGCAAGGCAGACGTTATCGATGCGACGTATGCGCGGATCGTCAGAGATGACCGTCATCTTGAGATCCATCGCTTATCCTATGCAGCTGCAACCGAGCGTCTTTTTCCGGCCTGGGCCATGCGTAGCGATCCCGCACGCTCTTGGATGTGGTCCCAGACTGAAGTCGCCAATGGGGCAGCAACTCAGGCATCCCCGGAACACGTGCTTGGGATTTTTCAACGGCTGGCGGCCGAGCCGGATGAACAACCTCAGCTCACAATCATGTAATTTGCGATCGGACGGCTTGTATCAATAATCTTGCTTTCGCGCTTTTGAATTAACATGAAATTGTACAATTTTCATCTCAATATCAAGAGCGAATGCGCCAATAATACCCAATGACACTGCGGATCGCTACAGTATCGTCCTGGATATAGGATTCAGGACGATACTCTATCCTCTTGTTTTTGCATCATCCTTTTCCGAAATCCGGTAATCACCTCTTGGAATGAGGCTCTTGATGTCTGCTTACGGGCAGCTTTCGACGATTTCGGATGACGGGCCTCGGTCGGATGCGGAACGTCCGCGTCGCGCCGGAAGGCCAAAGTCCAGTTGCCGCCCTTTTCGGGCTCTCGGGGTGTCCGCTTCTCGGCGACACCGCCTCAGCCTTCGTACAGAACCGGTTTGTGTCATTGACGACCTTTGACGGTACCGCTCAAGCGTGACAGACCGTTGGTATGTCGAACACGCCGACCCGCAACGTCTCCCCCACGGCCGAATTGATCGCCGACATCCACGTTGAAGTTACTTCGGATTACGACTCGAACGCGAGTGAGGTGGTGCGAGCCGGGCTCCGCCTTCGGATCGCGCGTGACCACACGCGTTCGACGGGTTGCAAGCGAACCCGCGCGGATGATCGTTCAGGTCACCGAGCCGCATGACCGCCTCGAGATCAGCCCCGACATTTCCACGGGGTTTCCTCAACGACGTCGTCGCGGTCGAAAGCATCGCGGCCGTGCCCACCATCCTCGATGTGGTCTGTCGCACCACGGGCATGGGCTTCGCCGCCGTCGCACGTGTCACCGAGGACCACTGGGTCGCCGGCGCCGTCAAGGACGACATCGCCTTCGGCCTCAAGCCCGGTGGCGAGCTGGATCTTGAGACGACCATCTGCCACGAGATCCGGCAGAGCGGGGTCCCGGTCATCATCGACCACGTCGCCCATGACCCGGCCTTCTGCGAACATCACACACCCGCCAAGTACGGCTTCCAGAGCTACATCTCGATGCCCATCGTGCTGCCGGACGGCACGTTCTTCGGCACCCTCTGCGCCATCGATCCGAAGCCCGCCAAGCTCAACACGCCCGCGGTCGTGGGCATGTTCAAGATGTTCGCCGACCTGATCGGCTTCCACCTCGATGCCAACCAACGCCTTGCATCGCGCACGGCCGAGCGCGACCTCTACGAGAACATCGTTCAGTCCTACGCAGAGCCGATCTGCGTCTTCGATCAAGCGTACCGGCTGATCGCCTTCAACAAGGCCCACAACGACGAGTTCTTCCGGGTCAACGGCTTCTACACGAAGATCGGCGACGTCTTTCCCGATCTGTTCATTCCGGAGCAGGCCGCCGCGATGCGCGCGAATATGGGCCGCGCGCTGGCGGGCGAGGCGTACACGGTCGAAGCCGTCTTCGGCCGGGCCGAGTTCGGCCAGCCCTGCTGGGAGATCACCTACACACCCCTACGCGACGCGGCCGGAACGATCGTCGGCGCCTTCCACCAAGCGCACGACATCAGCGCGCGCCTCAGGGCCGAGGCTGAGCTTCGGGATGCGCAGGACGTGCTGCGGCAGTCGCAGAAGCTGGAGGTGATCGGCCAGCTCACCGGCGGCGTGGCGCACGATTTCAACAACCTTCTGACAGTCATCAAGTCGTCGACCGACCTCCTCAAGCGGCCGGATCTCGCCGAGGAAAGGCGCACCCGCTACATCGAGGCGATCTCCACCACGGTGGATCGCGCCGCGAAGCTGACCGGCCAGCTTCTCGCCTTCGCACGGCGGCAGACACTCAAACCCAAGGTGTTCGCAGCCTGCGGCAGCGTGCGCTCGCTCTCCGAAATGCTGGGTACGCTCACCGATTCTCGCATCACGGTCGTGACCGAGTTGCCGGAGAACGCCTGCTTCGTGAATGCTGACCCGAGCCAGTTCGACACGGCGCTGGTGAACATGGCGGTGAACGCGCGCGACGCGATGGCGGGTGAGGGGCAGCTCGCCATTCGCGTGGAGGCCGTCGAGCGGATGCCACCCGTGCGCGCGCACCCCGCGGTACAGGGGCCCTTCGTGGCGGTGTCGATCAGCGACACGGGCAGCGGCATCGCCAAGGACGTGGTCGAACGGATCTTCGAGCCGTTCTTCACCACCAAAGCGGTCGGGCAAGGCACCGGCCTCGGGCTCAGCCAAGTCTTCGGCTTTGCCAAGCAGTCACATGGCGAGGTCGTGGTGGACAGCGAGGTCGGACGGGGCACGACCTTCACGCTCTACCTTCCCCGCGTGCCCGGCGAGATCCAGGCGCCGGAGCCGAGCGAGCCGACGCCCGTGCCGAGCGGTCGCGGCACCTCCGTGCTCGTGGTCGAGGACAACGTCGAGGTCGGCACCTTCGCCACGCAGACCCTGGCGGAACTCGGCTTCGGCACGGTCTGGGCGGCGAATGCCGCGGAAGCCCTGGCGGAGTTGGCCAAGGACGCGGATCGCTTCGACGTGGTGTTCACGGACGTGATGATGCCCGGCATGAACGGCGTCGATCTCGCCCGCGCGATCCAGCGGCTTCACCCCGACCTGCCCGTCGTCCTGACCTCCGGCTACAGCCACGTTCTGGCCCAGACCGGCACCAACGGGTTCGAGCTTCTGCAGAAGCCCTACTCGGTCGAACAGCTCTCGCGCACCTTGCAGGCGGTTGCCAAACCTGCCCGCCCGCAAGCGCATCGGTGACGGGGAGTGCCGGGCAAGACGCTGCGGCTCAATACTCGGCTTTCCGCCTAACCCGGTCCCTCGACGGCTCAACGACGCTGACGCGACGACAAGCGGCCACCAAGGAGCAGCAGGAGTGAGCCTGCTCCGGCAAGGATGGGCGCGAGGACGGGCGCCATCTGCATCACCGGGACGTAGAGCCAGCCTTAGGCGAGGATGGGCTCCTCCCTGTCGAGCCCGATCTGCTCCGAGACGGGTCGGCCATGGGCCTCCGGGCGCTTGAGCACGAGAGCGGCGGTCGGCTCGTCCGAGAGGTCGATCACCCCGGTGAAGAGGCGGGCCCCTCCCGCGAGGAGGGACAGGACGAGCAGCCCCCAGGCAAGCCTGCGCATCGCACCTCCCGCGGCCGAGACGAGTGGGCGCAAGTCCGAAGCCTCGCTCACAGCGAGAACCGCACACCCGTGAGCGTCTCCGAGACCGCCCAGAGCCGCCCCGCCGCCGCGCGGTCGAGGGCTTGGGCGGCGATCGCGGCGGGCTTTGGATGGCCGCGGGCCTCCCAGACGCCGTCCGGTCCGTAATAGCCGCCGCGCTCCGCCTCCGGCGCGGTGGCCGCGTAGAGGATCGGCAGGGCGCCTTGCGCCGCCGACTGGCCGATCAACGAGAAGATCACCCGTCCCGCTCGCTGCTGGAACGCGCCGGCCCGGTCGCCCCGCCGGAACACCTCGGTGCGGGCGAGCCCCGGATGCGCCGCGAGCGAGGCGATGCCCGATCCCGCCGCCTTCAGCCGCCGGTCGAGTTCGAGGGCGAACATCAGCAGCGCGAGCTTGCTCTGCCGGTAGGCGCGCTGTGCCCCGTAGGTCTCGCGCCAGTGCAGGTCGTCGAACCGGATGCGTCCGCTGCGATGGGCGAGGCTCGCCACCGAGACCACCCGCGCCAAGGGGCTCAGGGCCGGCCGCAGCAGCCCGGTCAGCGCGAAATGCCCGAGATGGTTCGTGGCGAGTTGCCGCTCGAAGCCGTCGACGCTCTCCTCGCGCCGGGGCACCGCGGCGATGCCGGCATTGAGCACGAGCCGGTCGATCGCCCACTCCGCCGGCCATTCCGCCGCGAAGGCGCGCACGGAGGCGAGCGAGGCGGTGTCGATCCGGCGCAGCGACAGCGCGGCGCCGGGATGCGCCCGCCGGATCGCCGCCGCGGCGCGCTCCCCCTTCTCGAGATCGCGCACCGCCAGGACCACCGCAGCCCCCGCCCCGGCCAGCGCCCGCGCCGTCTCGAACCCGAGCCCGGCGCTCGCTCCCGTCACCACGGCGCAGCGACCGGCCTGCGAGGGGATGTCGGCAACGGTCCAGGGATGTCTCGCCATCGGGCGGCGGTCCTCACGCTTCGAATCGAAAAAAGCCGGGCACGCGAAACCGATTGCGCGCGGGCTCCGTAATGGGCGGTGTGATCCCCGAACGAAGACGGGGCACGGGCACAGGAGAAACCATGTTCCGTATCCGCAATTCGGTTATCAAATCGCTGACCCTGGGCGCTGCGCTCGCCCTCGGCCTCGCCGCCGCGCCGACGGCGGCGCTCGCCAAAAATCCGATGGTCGGCGGCGCGCCGATGTACGCTTCGAAGACCATCGTCGAGAACGCGGTGAACTCGAAGGACCACACCACGCTGGTGGCGGCGGTGAAGGCGGCGGGTCTCGTCGACACGCTCTCCGGCCCCGGCCCCTTCACCGTCTTCGCGCCGACCGACGCCGCCTTCGCCAAGCTGCCGCCGGGCACGGTCGAGACCCTGGTACAGCCGCAGAACAAGGCGACGCTGACGGGGATCCTGACCTACCACGTCGTGCCGGGCACCTACACGGCCAAGGATCTGATGGCCCTGGCCAAGCGGGGCGGCGGGGAAGCCAGCCTGAAGACCGTCCAGGGCGAGCCGCTCACGGTGCAGGCCCGGGGCAAGAAGGTGTTCGTGACGGACGCCAAGGGCAACACCGCCACCGTCACCATCGCCAACGTGATGCAGTCGAACGGCGTGATCCACGTCATCAACGGCGTGCTTCAGCCCTGATCCACCGCTGAGATGCGCGAAGCCTCGGCCCGTCTGGGCCGGGGCTTTTTCGTTCGGCCCCGATCTCACGGGCTCGACCGGCCGGCCTCCTGATCCCACGCAAAATACCACTTCCGGAAACGATGGGTTTCCATCGTTTCACATTCCCAAATCCGCGCTCCGGGATCATCCTCGCATCGTCAAGCCACACCCGGAGCCGAAGGCCGCTTCGGACCACCGCACCGTGAGGAGAGGCGAGCATGGCGACGATCACCACCGGGGACGGCACCGAGATCTTCTACAAGGATTGGGGGCCCAAGGACGCGCAGCCGATCATGTTCCATCACGGCTGGCCGCTCTCGTCCGACGACTGGGACGCGCAGATGCTGTTCTTTGCGCACCAAGGCTTTCGCGTCGTGGCGCATGACCGGCGCGGCCATGGCCGCTCGGCGCAGGTCTCCGAGGGCCACGACATGGACCATTACGCCGCCGACGCCGCGGCGGTCGCCGAGCATCTCGATCTCGGGAACGCCGTCCATGTCGGCCATTCCACCGGCGGCGGCGAGGCCGCGCGCTACGTCGCCCGGCACGGCGAGCCGCAGGGCCGCGTCGCCAAGGCGGTGCTGGTGAGCGCCGTACCGCCGCTGATGCTGAAGACCGAGGCCAACCCGGAGGGCCTGCCGATCGAGGTCTTCGACGGGTTCCGCAAGGCGCTGGCCGACAACCGCGCCCAGTTCTTCCTCGATGTCGCCGCCGGCCCGTTCTACGGCTTCAACCGCGACGGCGCGGCGGTCCGAGAGGGCGTGATCCGCAACTGGTGGCGTCAGGGCATGATGGGCTCGGCCAAGGCGCATTACGAGGGCATCAAGGCGTTCTCGGAAACCGACCAGACCGAGGACCTGCGGGCGATCTCGGTGCCGACGCTGGTGCTCCACGGCGAGGACGACCAGATCGTGCCGATCGTCGCGGCGGCGCGCAAATCGATCACGCTCCTGCGCAACGGTACGCTGAAGACCTATCCGGGCCTTCCGCACGGCATGCTCACGGTCAACGCGGAGCAACTCAACGCCGACATCCTCGCCTTCATCCACGGCTGAGCGGGGCGCCGGCTCCATACGCTCCCGACGAAGGGAAACCGGCCCGGCTTCGGGCAGCGCGTCGGGTCGGGATCATCGAGCCCGGCCTGTCACCCACCGGCGGCATGGTCCGGCAGGGCCTGATCACGGCGAGCGATCAGACCGTCATGGAACCACATCCAAAACTGATCTGGGGGTGATCGCTCACCTTCGATCGGCTTCTTGCCATTCATTGTGTTAGACAAAAATATAGTATCTCTCACAAAACTTCCGCGGCACCGTGATCGCCAGAGAAAGAACGGCCAGAGATCGGGAATTTCGTGAGGCCCTCTCAAAGCGACCCGCCGGCCCGGATCACTGCGAAAGGCCTTCTGCCAGCCAGCGACAATCAAGCGGAACTTGCTGCAAAGGAAATTTGGCACTTCGAAAGTCTCATGCGGCCGGCTCAAGTCCGGGATACCGGCCAGCGCGATCCGCTCGCCGATCTTCTCGTCGATCCTGGCGTCGGGCGGCGTCTCCTTCGGCGGGACGGCGGCGATCACCAGGCCTTCATGTCCCGGTTTTGCCTCCCGCGCGCCGTGACACGGACGGGCCGCCTGTACGGATCGGCCCAGACCCGCTACCTTAT from Methylobacterium sp. AMS5 carries:
- a CDS encoding BLUF domain-containing protein, translating into MNLVQLIYASRPFGFDQSALDNILTQSQRCNTRDGLTGALICRGDIYLQLLEGKADVIDATYARIVRDDRHLEIHRLSYAAATERLFPAWAMRSDPARSWMWSQTEVANGAATQASPEHVLGIFQRLAAEPDEQPQLTIM
- a CDS encoding oxidoreductase, with protein sequence MARHPWTVADIPSQAGRCAVVTGASAGLGFETARALAGAGAAVVLAVRDLEKGERAAAAIRRAHPGAALSLRRIDTASLASVRAFAAEWPAEWAIDRLVLNAGIAAVPRREESVDGFERQLATNHLGHFALTGLLRPALSPLARVVSVASLAHRSGRIRFDDLHWRETYGAQRAYRQSKLALLMFALELDRRLKAAGSGIASLAAHPGLARTEVFRRGDRAGAFQQRAGRVIFSLIGQSAAQGALPILYAATAPEAERGGYYGPDGVWEARGHPKPAAIAAQALDRAAAGRLWAVSETLTGVRFSL
- a CDS encoding cobalamin B12-binding domain-containing protein encodes the protein MSNLASSTAAWTDPSARQAGWASEVRLAYASKRTAEESRQRALALSRLVETDIIPRLKLLHPQLAPAASVPLAKPDAQQVEAFTQLLLDSNLSAASDAVRNHLAKGYSTESMFLELLAPAAALLGRLWDEDLCDFIEVTVGVARLQLLLSQYRPEPRVSFHDEHRSALLMGAPGEQHTFGVALVEQFLQVAGWQVVSGLASSPSEISNLVSSTWFDVVGLTLSCETRLDRLTASIQSIREVSRNRSVGIMVGGPVFLDKPELVERVGADASAVDAPTAVLLAQRLLDINLESRLQPDTKATSYA
- a CDS encoding fasciclin domain-containing protein, which encodes MFRIRNSVIKSLTLGAALALGLAAAPTAALAKNPMVGGAPMYASKTIVENAVNSKDHTTLVAAVKAAGLVDTLSGPGPFTVFAPTDAAFAKLPPGTVETLVQPQNKATLTGILTYHVVPGTYTAKDLMALAKRGGGEASLKTVQGEPLTVQARGKKVFVTDAKGNTATVTIANVMQSNGVIHVINGVLQP
- a CDS encoding alpha/beta hydrolase; protein product: MATITTGDGTEIFYKDWGPKDAQPIMFHHGWPLSSDDWDAQMLFFAHQGFRVVAHDRRGHGRSAQVSEGHDMDHYAADAAAVAEHLDLGNAVHVGHSTGGGEAARYVARHGEPQGRVAKAVLVSAVPPLMLKTEANPEGLPIEVFDGFRKALADNRAQFFLDVAAGPFYGFNRDGAAVREGVIRNWWRQGMMGSAKAHYEGIKAFSETDQTEDLRAISVPTLVLHGEDDQIVPIVAAARKSITLLRNGTLKTYPGLPHGMLTVNAEQLNADILAFIHG